The genomic window CGGCAAGAGAATTCCCATCAAGGTCACGCTACTGGATCAGCGCATCGTTGGCGGCCTTGGGAACATCTATGCGAGCGAAGCGCTGCACCACGCGCGGCTGTCCCCGCTGCGCAAGGCCTCGAGCATCGCGACCATCACCGGCAAGCCGCGCAAGCAAGCGGAGCAACTGGCCGCCTCGATCAAGGCCGTGCTGACGAACGCGATTCGCCGCTCGGAATCACCGTACCGAGCGGGACGGTTCCGCGTCTACGAACGGGCCGGCGAGCCGTGCCTGCGCAAGGGATGTGGCGGAACGATCCGGCAGCTCACCCAGGCGGCGCGATCGACCTACTACTGCCCGGTCTGCCAGCGCTGACGCTCACGACACGCGCGGCAGCACCGGCGCCTCGTCCAACTCGACTTCTTTCACGGCTTCAGGCGACGACCTCGGCGGCGACACCTCGGCCGCCAGGCTTTCATCCATCGGCCGCTGCTCGCGGCTTTCCGTCAGCTGCACCTCGTCCGTGAGGTCGAGCCGCAGCGGCGTCATCGAGACCCACCGTTGCTCGATCGCCCACCGGTCGGTGCCTTCGTCGGCGCCTTCGAGCGGCTTCACGCTGAACCAGAACAACTCGCGGCCCAGCGGATCCTTCGTCGGCACGATCAGCCCGTCGTATTGCCGCACCGACACGCGGGTCCAGATGATGCCGCGCGGATCCTTCGGCAGGTTGACGTTGACGAGGGACAGCTCGTGCGCCGGCGCTAACACCTCGAGCACGCGGCGCATCCACGGTTTCAGCGTCGTGAAGTCATCGATGCCCGACGGGGCGCTGAACGCGATGCCGCGCAGGCCAAGCAGGGCCGCCTGTTTCGCGGCGGCCAGGGTCCCTGAATGCCAGATCGAGTTGCCGATGTTAAGGCCGAGATTGCAACCCGACACCACCAGGTCAACCTTTTCCCATTGATGGGCGCCGAGCGCAACACAGTCGGCCGGCGTGCCGTTGACGCGAAACGCGGGGAACCCGTGAATGGGCGTTTGTCGGTACGACAGCGGACGGCTGGCGGTAATGGCGTGGCCCATCCCGGATTGCTCGACGTTGGGCGCCACAATGCGAACCGAGCCAAACTCGGCTGCGACTTCCGCCAGCGCGGCAATGCCCGGGCTGTAGATACCATCGTCATTGCACACGAGGATTCTCATTGCACGGGTAAATGCAAGAGACCGGCCAGCGGCACGGGATGTGCTAGAAAGCTGGCGCGCATGAACGTCTGTCTCTTCTGGAACCCACACGCCGGCGAGGGCCTCTCCATGGACGAGGTGACCGCCATGATCGGTGACGCGGGTCATTCAGTCGCTCGCGTGATCAGGCACCCGTCGGAACTGCAACTCACGTCGCATGCAAGCGTGGATGCAGTCGTGGCGGCCGGCGGCGATGGCACGGTGGCGATCGCGGCGAGGGCCCTTGCGGGTGGCCAGGTGCCGCTGTGCGTGCTTGCGCTCGGCACCGCGAACAATATTGCCGACAGTCTCAACCTTCGCGGACAGCCACGGCAGGTGATCGCGGCGTGGGCCGGACAGCAAGTGGTCCGCATCGACGCCGGCATCATCCAGGACGCCGCTGGCGAAACTCCGTTCTTCGAGAGCGTCGGCGCCGGTCTCGTCGCAACCGCGATCGGACGTGCGAACACGGCCGTCGACCCCAACGCTGACGTCGCCACCCAGCTTCAGCAAGCGCGCGACATGTACGTGGAGCTGATCGATGACCTCGAGCCGCGCCGGCATGAGATCAACATCGATGGCACGTTGATCGCCGGCGACTACTTGTTGGTGGAAGTGCTGAACATGCCCTCGGTCGGGCCCAACATCCGCCTGACGCCCGAGGTCAACCCCGCCGACGGCCTGCTGTCGCTCGTGGTCGCCACCGAGGCCGATCGCCCAGGCCTGCGGGCCTATCTGCAGTCGCGGGCCACCGGCGAACCGTGCGATGCCGGGCTCAAGTCCTGGCGCGGCACCAGGATCACGATCGCCGGGCTCGCGCGGTATCACGTCGACGACGAGCTGAGAACAGCCAACGACCGTGCGGTCACCATTGGGGTCAAACGAGACTACCTGCCGGTAGTGGCCTAAGCCACCGCTTAGCCGCGGGCTGTTCGCTGGAGTGCAATTCGGGTCTGACTAGCGGTGGTGGCGGCGCGCGAGCGCCAGGCCGTTCAGGCCGTAGTCGTCGCGGCGGCCGAGGCCAAGCTCCACGCGAACTTCGTTTTCGCGTTGGATGGCGCATGCCTCGGTGGCGCGCTGGCCCGGCGCAGGGTCGGCGCACCGGCCCGACATGTGGCCCTTTAGCAGATACGGCAGCGCGTGCCCGTACACCTCGTGCGCGAGAATGCGGTCGAGGTCGGCGTCGAGGTCGAACATCCGTCCATTTCGCGCGTGCAGCACTTCGAGCAACTCCACGTTGACGACCACGACGACGAGGTCAACGGTGTCGTTCTCGCCGGGAATAGGCTGGACCTCGGCGAGCACCCGGTCGTCGAACGGCTTGGCCGGCCCACCGGCGGAGTCGGCGACGCGCACCTGGTCGGGCGTGACGAGCAGCGCACGGCGGCCGGTCGCGGCCAGGTCGTCGATGGCCTGTCGCCACGCGGCGCTGCCGGCATGCAGCCGGAGCACACTGGCCACCAACGCCGGATGGCTGGCGTGAATGATCCTGGCGTCAGCAGCGGGCTTCGTTTTCGGGAGCTGCGACTTGGCGAGCTGGGTCTGGGCGAAGGCGCTAGTCGAGTAACCGGCAATCAGAATTGCCGCGACCGCACACGAGGCGAACCACCGCGACTGGCTCACGTCCATACAACAGTGAAGTAACAGTAAAGTTAATTGTGTGTTACATCAAGTAAACTTCGCCGCCCCGAATGGTCGAGTTTGCCGTGTGACGAAGTTGTAACGGGAAGCAGGCAACCCCAGAGAAGGGGTTGCCTCCACCGAGCCCTAGCGGACCAGGGCGACGCGAAAGCCGATAAAGGCGCGTCGAGCGCCGGGATCGGCGGCGCCGCGGGTGGTCGTGCGAACCTGGCGTGCCGCGTCTGCGAAGTGGCCGCCGCGCATCACCCACAACGCATCCGCGTCGAGGTTCGCGCGATCGTCGGACGGATCGTACGGATACGGCTGATAGGGACTGCTCGTCCACTCCCACACGTTGCCGCTCATGTCGGCCAGGCCGTACGGGCACTCTGGACACGCGAACTGCCCCACTGGCGTGACGCCCGTGCCCTCGAAGTTGCCGCGATCCTTTCGCGGCTGCTCACCCCACGGATACGCACGACGATCGCCGCCGCGCGCCGCCTTTTCCCACTGCGCCTCGGTCGGCAGGCGCACGCGCCAGCCGGCGCGAACCAGGTCGCCCGCCGGACCCGGCGCCTTCGCCAGCACGCCCTCGAGCCACCGGCAGTACGCGATCGCGTTGGGCCAGCTGACAAACGTCACCGGATGCGTGGGGTGGCCGGCCAGGGTGGTGGCATCGACCGGCGCCTTGGTCGCGTTCACGAACGCGGCGTACTGCGCCACGGTGGTCTCGTGCCGCGCGAGATAGAACGCGGGCACATCAACGATGCCTTCACCCTGCGACGGCGACCACTTCTCGTTGTCGAACGCACGCGGGTCGACCGCGGGATCCGCGCCCATCGTGAACGGTCCCGCGGGGATCTCGACAAATTCGGGAACACCCGTTGTCGACAGCGATTGCCCGTCCGTGGGCGTGGAGGCGATCACCGCCACGACGAAGGCGGCCAGGCAGAAGGAACCGAACCTCAACTTCATCGCGTCGCCGTCTGCGTGCCGCACGCGAAGTCCCACCCGTGCTTGCACGCGCGCGTGTAGAGATCGGGCTCGGGCATCTCCATCAGGTTCGGTCCGCCCTCGCGCAACAGCAACCGCAGATCAAACGCCCGTGGGTTGGCTTGCGCCGGTGAAGATGAGTCGAGCAGGTTGACGCAGCCGGCCTGGAAGCGTCCCTCGCACGCGCGCGAGAAGTACGCAAACGCGCGTTCGGGGTCGGCAGGCACCAACCGGCCTTCGGTGTAGTGCCGGCCCAGTTCGTTGCAGGCCCACCCGGCGTTGTCGCCGCAGTACGACGCTTCGATTCGCAACAGCCGCTCGCAGGCCTGCGGCTTGCCGGCCGCGCACGCCTGCTGCCAGAACGGCAGCGAATCGCCCTTGTGCATCCCGTCTGCCCCGCCGGTCATGGTCATCACGCCGAAGACGAGGACCCACACGCCCATGTGGGCCAGGTTGGCGCGGCCAAGCGGCGGGTCGAGGCCAAGCACGTGGATCCACGGCCGTTCGCCCAGGTTACGCACCGCGCGATCGATTGCCGGCACGGCCAGGTTCAGCAGCGGCACGCACAGCAACTTGTCGTAGAACGTCGGCATGCCCATGGCGCCGAGCAGCGCATACAGGCCGAAGACGCCCAGCCCGTACAACACGCCGAAGATCGCGCGCCCGAGTGGCGTTCGTGGCGACGTGGAGGGATCGGTCACGAGCAGGTGCAGTCCGAGGAACACCGCCGACGGGATGTCTGAATCCACGAAGTACGGCACGCCCGTGATGGCGGTGTAGATCAGGCTGCCGCCAAACAGCGTGAGCGCCGCCATGGCGGTGACCGGCGTGATCGAGAAGAAGTACATGACCACGAGCCCCACACCGAACAGCACCTTGTAGATGTTCGGGCCGAGGCTGAACGTGGTGGCAATTTCCTGGCCCCACGTCAGGTGCGTGGTGCCGGTGGCGAGCAGCACCACCGAGAAGATGGCCAGCGAGAACGCCGACGGATTGAAGATGTGGACCTTCTTTCCATCGCGCTCCCACCGCACGAACGCCTTGCCGGCGAAGCCGACCGCGACCAGGAGGAACTGGAACGCAAACCAGTCGTCCACGAACCACAGGAACAGGTTGGTGCTGAAGATGATCGGGAACGGCCCGAAGCCCAGGCCATAGCGTTCGCGGCGCGACCACGCCAGCAACATGTCGAACGCGTAGGCGAACAGGAGCTGGCCGGCCAGCAGCGGGGCAAAGTCGTAGACCGGGCGCCAGTAGTAGCCCCAATAGGCGTAAACGGTCAGATGGCAGCAGGCCTGGATGTAGTGCTGCTGGCGGGGAGGAGCGAGGTAAATGCCGGGCGAGCCCCCCTCGCGATCCCGTAGGAAGATGACGCCGAGCCACGCCAGCAAGATCGCGCCAGAGCCCCAAAACGACCACAACAGAGCCTGGCTTGCTTGGATCCGGGGCAGAAGCGTCAGGGCCAGCAGCCCGGCGGTGAATACCAGCGGCAGCAGCAGGACGCCGGTCGAGCGTGCTCCCGGGGCATCGAACGATTGTTCAGGACGGGGGGGTGTTCCCTCGCGCCGGTCCCGGCGCTTCGCGGACGACATGGTTGTTCTGGGTGACCGAAAGGTGAGCTTTAAGCTTGTACACCACGCTCCCCCCCTGCGCAAATGGTTGACAGAAACCGTCTGGACAGGCACTCTTGGCCGGCTGTACTTATAGTTCGGCGCGACCACCTCTTCGGGGCAGGCGCGCGAGCACATAGCAGAGGTGCCGATGACAAGGGGAATATCGGGTAAGTGGACCCGCCACGCATTTGTGGGCGGGTTGGTGGTCGCGGTCGCGGTGGTCCTTTCGGGGCTGGCCGGTGTCGCGCAGAACAAGGCCGACTGGACGACGATCACGGGAGGTAATGACTCCACGAGATACTCGCCGCTCGATCAGATCAACGCGTCGAACTTCAACTCGCTGGCCGTGGCCTGGGAGTGGGGCGCCGCGTCGGCCCCGGGCGTCGACATTGGCGATGTCAATGGCCGCTCGCTGCCGATTTATGTCGACGGCATGCTGCTGACCACGTCGGGCCCGCGCCGCACGGTGGTGTCGCTGGATCCGGCGACCGGCAAGACGCTGTGGACGTTCCAGGAACCCGAGACGCCGCGTCACGCGTACTCGATGCGTTCGAACCACGGCAAGGGCGTGGCCTACGGCCGCATCGACGGCCGCGGCGTGGTGTTTGTCACCACCCCGGGCTTCTTCCTGCACGCGCTCGACGCCAAGACCGGCCAGCCGCTCGAGAAGTGGGGCGGGGCGGTTCCGGTGCGCGGCTTCCCCACCACCGGCTCGGTCGACATGCTCAAGGACCTGATTGCCGACTGGGATCCGTGGCTGAACGCGAAGCTGCCGTATGACCCGGCGCAGGGCCTGCCCTTGACGCTCGGCTACATCACCACCTCCTCGCCGCCCATCGTCGTCAACGACACGCTGGTCGTCGGCAACTCGGCCGAGCAGGGTTACAACCAGACGCGCGTCGAGAACGTGCCCGGCGACATCCTTGGCTACGACGTCAAGACTGGCAAGTACCTCTGGAAGTTCCACGTCATTCCGCGGCCGGGCGAATTCGGTCACGAGACGTGGGAGAACGATGCGTGGAAGTGGACCGGCGACATCTCGTCGTGGGCGCCGATGTCGGCCGACCCGGCGCGCGGCCTGGTCTACATCCCGACCAACGGCGCGACCATCGATTACTTCGGCGGCTTCCGTCCCGGCGACAACCTGTTTGGCACGAGCGTGATTGCCCTCGACGTGAAGACCGGCAAGCGCGTGTGGCACCACCAGCTGGTACGCCACGACATCTGGAACTACGACACGCCGACCGCGCCCGTGCTGATGGACGTGACGGTTGACGGCAAGCGGATCCCGGGCCTGTTCCAGGTGACAAAGCAGTCGTGGGTCTACTCGTATGACCGCACCAACGGCCGGCCGATCTGGCCGTTCGTCGACAAACCAGCGCCGCAGTCGCTGGTGCCGACCGAGAAGCTGGCGGCGACGCAGCCGCACGTGACCAAGCCCCTGCCGTTCGACAAGCAGGGCCGGACCGAAGACGACGTGATCGACTACACGCCCGAGATCAAGCGCCTGGCGCTCGCGCGCGCCAAGGAACGTGATCTGCTGGCGCCGCTGTTCGCCCCGCCGACGCACCGCGGCAACAAGGAGGGCAAGGGCCCCGCGAACATCTGCCCCGGCGGCGCGGGTGGTGCGAACATCACCGGCCCACCGGCGGCCGACCCGACGACGGGCTACCTGTTCATCACGACGTTCAACGGCTGCTCGCCGACGATCCTCGCTCCGGCCAAGGAGAAGGACAACGACAAGATGACCGGCACGACGCTGGCCATGTGGGCCACGGCGCGTGGCGAAGGCGCACCGCCGGCCAAGCCGGATCCCAACGATCCGCTGTTCGGCATTCCCGACATCTTCAAGGGACCGATCGGCCGCATCGTCGCGATCAACATGAACACCGGTGATCACGTGTGGATGATCCCGCACGGCGAGATGGCACAGGCCCAGCAGGATCAGTTCAAGAACAATCCGCTGATGAAGGGCCTGACGTTCGACACCAACTGGGGCCGCCGCGGCCACGCCGCGATGGCGGCGACCTCGACGCTTCTGTTCGCGACCGGCCAGACCGCCGACAACCGCCCGCACCTGTTTGCCATCGACAAGGCAACCGGCAAGCGCGTGGGCCAGGTGGCGACCCGCGCCATGGGCCAGTACGGCCTGATGACCTACATGCATGGCGGCAAGCAGTATCTCGTGATGCCGCGCAACGGTGGCTACACGACGCTCGCACTGCCGTAACGCAGTCAGAGACTAACGACAAGGGCCGGCCACAGCAATGTGTCCGGCCTTTTTCTTGTACGGACTAGTTGGTGGTTGCGAGGAACTGATCGATCGCGGCGGCGGCGCGCCGGCCATCATCGATCGCCCAGACGATCAGCGACTGGCCGCGTTGCATGTCGCCGGCAGCGAAGACGCCGGGGACGTTCGTCATCCACTGCTCGTCGCGCGCGACGGTGCCGCGGTCGTTCATGCGGACGTCGAGGTCGGTGAGCAGGCGGCTCTTCTCCGGTCCGACAAAGCCCATCGCCAGCAGCACCAGGTCGGCCCTCATCTCGAACGTGCTATCGGGCAGCGGTTCGAACGACGCGCGGCCGTTGGTCACGACGCGGCTCACCTTGTGGCCATGCAGCGTGCGGACGCGACCGTCGCTGTCGCCCGTCAGCTCGGTGGTCGCGACGGCGTAGACGCGCTCGCCGCCCTCTTCGTGGGCGGATGAGGTGCGGAAAATCTTGGGCCACAGCGGCCACGGGTTGTCGTCGGCGCGCGCGGGTGGCGGCGTCGGCATCAGTTCGAGCTGGGTTACTGACAGGGCGCCCTGGCGGTGCACGGTGCCGAGGCAGTCGGCGCCGGTGTCGCCGCCGCCGATGATCACGACATGCTTGCCGGCAGCGGTGATCTCGGGCGCACTAAAGTGCGCCCCTACATCGTCTCCTTGGCACTTGCGGTTCTGCTGCGTCAGGAACTCCATGGCGAAATGCACGCCTGTGAGTTCCCGCCCTGGGACCGTGAGGTCGCGGGGACTACCGGCGCCGCCGGCCAGCAGAATCGCGTCGAAGTCGCGCTGCAGGTCCTGCGCCGTGACGTCATCGCCGACGTTCATGCCGGTGCGAAACACAACCCCCTCGGCCCGCATCAGCTCGAGGCGGCGGTCGAGCACCCGCTTTTCCATCTTGAACTCGGGGATGCCGTAGCGCAGCAACCCGCCCACGCGGTCGGACTTCTCGAACACGGTCACGCTGTGGCCGGCGCGATTGAGCTGCGCGGCGGCCGCCAGGCCGGCGGGACCGGAGCCAATTACGGCCACCTTCTTCCAGGTGCGGGTGACCGGCGGTTCGGGGACGATCCATCCTTCG from Acidobacteriota bacterium includes these protein-coding regions:
- the surE gene encoding 5'/3'-nucleotidase SurE; protein product: MRILVCNDDGIYSPGIAALAEVAAEFGSVRIVAPNVEQSGMGHAITASRPLSYRQTPIHGFPAFRVNGTPADCVALGAHQWEKVDLVVSGCNLGLNIGNSIWHSGTLAAAKQAALLGLRGIAFSAPSGIDDFTTLKPWMRRVLEVLAPAHELSLVNVNLPKDPRGIIWTRVSVRQYDGLIVPTKDPLGRELFWFSVKPLEGADEGTDRWAIEQRWVSMTPLRLDLTDEVQLTESREQRPMDESLAAEVSPPRSSPEAVKEVELDEAPVLPRVS
- a CDS encoding diacylglycerol kinase family protein yields the protein MNVCLFWNPHAGEGLSMDEVTAMIGDAGHSVARVIRHPSELQLTSHASVDAVVAAGGDGTVAIAARALAGGQVPLCVLALGTANNIADSLNLRGQPRQVIAAWAGQQVVRIDAGIIQDAAGETPFFESVGAGLVATAIGRANTAVDPNADVATQLQQARDMYVELIDDLEPRRHEINIDGTLIAGDYLLVEVLNMPSVGPNIRLTPEVNPADGLLSLVVATEADRPGLRAYLQSRATGEPCDAGLKSWRGTRITIAGLARYHVDDELRTANDRAVTIGVKRDYLPVVA
- a CDS encoding SUMF1/EgtB/PvdO family nonheme iron enzyme, translating into MKLRFGSFCLAAFVVAVIASTPTDGQSLSTTGVPEFVEIPAGPFTMGADPAVDPRAFDNEKWSPSQGEGIVDVPAFYLARHETTVAQYAAFVNATKAPVDATTLAGHPTHPVTFVSWPNAIAYCRWLEGVLAKAPGPAGDLVRAGWRVRLPTEAQWEKAARGGDRRAYPWGEQPRKDRGNFEGTGVTPVGQFACPECPYGLADMSGNVWEWTSSPYQPYPYDPSDDRANLDADALWVMRGGHFADAARQVRTTTRGAADPGARRAFIGFRVALVR
- a CDS encoding PQQ-binding-like beta-propeller repeat protein — translated: MTRGISGKWTRHAFVGGLVVAVAVVLSGLAGVAQNKADWTTITGGNDSTRYSPLDQINASNFNSLAVAWEWGAASAPGVDIGDVNGRSLPIYVDGMLLTTSGPRRTVVSLDPATGKTLWTFQEPETPRHAYSMRSNHGKGVAYGRIDGRGVVFVTTPGFFLHALDAKTGQPLEKWGGAVPVRGFPTTGSVDMLKDLIADWDPWLNAKLPYDPAQGLPLTLGYITTSSPPIVVNDTLVVGNSAEQGYNQTRVENVPGDILGYDVKTGKYLWKFHVIPRPGEFGHETWENDAWKWTGDISSWAPMSADPARGLVYIPTNGATIDYFGGFRPGDNLFGTSVIALDVKTGKRVWHHQLVRHDIWNYDTPTAPVLMDVTVDGKRIPGLFQVTKQSWVYSYDRTNGRPIWPFVDKPAPQSLVPTEKLAATQPHVTKPLPFDKQGRTEDDVIDYTPEIKRLALARAKERDLLAPLFAPPTHRGNKEGKGPANICPGGAGGANITGPPAADPTTGYLFITTFNGCSPTILAPAKEKDNDKMTGTTLAMWATARGEGAPPAKPDPNDPLFGIPDIFKGPIGRIVAINMNTGDHVWMIPHGEMAQAQQDQFKNNPLMKGLTFDTNWGRRGHAAMAATSTLLFATGQTADNRPHLFAIDKATGKRVGQVATRAMGQYGLMTYMHGGKQYLVMPRNGGYTTLALP
- a CDS encoding glutamate synthase subunit beta, with amino-acid sequence MGKPTGFIEFSRSKPPSRPVAERIGDYRHVYTAYPVEDLTRQAARCMDCGIPFCHQGCPLGNLIPDWNDLVYKNNWRAAIERLHQTNNFPEFTGLLCPAPCEGSCVLGINKDPVTIKSIELSIVDRAFDEGWIVPEPPVTRTWKKVAVIGSGPAGLAAAAQLNRAGHSVTVFEKSDRVGGLLRYGIPEFKMEKRVLDRRLELMRAEGVVFRTGMNVGDDVTAQDLQRDFDAILLAGGAGSPRDLTVPGRELTGVHFAMEFLTQQNRKCQGDDVGAHFSAPEITAAGKHVVIIGGGDTGADCLGTVHRQGALSVTQLELMPTPPPARADDNPWPLWPKIFRTSSAHEEGGERVYAVATTELTGDSDGRVRTLHGHKVSRVVTNGRASFEPLPDSTFEMRADLVLLAMGFVGPEKSRLLTDLDVRMNDRGTVARDEQWMTNVPGVFAAGDMQRGQSLIVWAIDDGRRAAAAIDQFLATTN